A window from Onychostoma macrolepis isolate SWU-2019 chromosome 07, ASM1243209v1, whole genome shotgun sequence encodes these proteins:
- the men1 gene encoding menin isoform X1, translating into MGIRSAQKKHFPLRGIDGVVKLFESELSNPEPDLALLSLVLGFVEHFLAVNRVVPVNVPGVRFEPLKPDCLDFCFPTVELNLISALYERFTAQILGAVDLSQYRKPAGGSSRELVKKVSDVIWNSLSRSYFKDRAHIQSLFSLITGTKLDSSGVAFAVVAACQVLGLKDVHLALSEDHAWVIFGKGGEETAEVTWHGKGNEDRRGQTVSAGITERSWLYLKGSYMKCNRNMEVAFMVCAINPSLDLHTDSTELLQLQQRLLWLLYDQGDLERYPMAMGTLADLEDQEPMTGKENPLSIHLKAVESAKKYYNNEHIYPFMYLGGYYYRHRNVQEALGAWAEAASVMQDYNYCREDEEIYKEFFDIANDVIPTLLKETAAAAESGGEGADETEKEDQPRQVTALSALQDPECFAHLLRFYDGICKWEEGSPTPVLHVGWATYLVQSLSRFDAQIRQKVSIITKDAEPVDDDDQSSEDQREGRRRGPRRESKLDEQAGPSSPSAALPPQNLVPKKVGGEGGRRRSSAGTRGKEADGKNEPSSPSPTPSPTQPTVVQGGPMVVFHSEKMKGMKELLSAAKINSSAIKLQLTAQSQVQMKRQKPTPSGDYTLSFMKRPRKTL; encoded by the exons ATGGGGATTCGGTCGGCTCAGAAGAAGCATTTCCCTCTTCGGGGCATCGATGGAGTGGTGAAGCTTTTCGAGTCTGAGCTTAGCAACCCAGAACCGGACCTGGCTCTGCTGTCCCTTGTGCTGGGTTTTGTAGAGCACTTCCTGGCTGTCAACAGAGTTGTTCCTGTCAATGTCCCGGGCGTTCGCTTTGAGCCTCTTAAACCTGACTGCCTCGACTTTTGCTTCCCTACAGTAGAGCTGAATCTCATATCTGCCCTCTACGAACGCTTCACTGCCCAGATTCTTGGTGCTGTGGACCTGTCACAATACCGCAAACCGGCTGGTGGTTCCAGCCGTGAGCTGGTGAAAAAGGTCTCAGATGTGATCTGGAACAGTCTTAGCCGGTCGTATTTCAAGGACAGGGCACATATTCAGTCCCTCTTCAGTCTTATCACAG GCACAAAGCTGGACAGCTCAGGAGTAGCTTTTGCAGTGGTAGCTGCATGTCAGGTGTTGGGCCTGAAAGATGTTCATCTGGCTCTCTCTGAGGACCACGCCTGGGTTATCTTTGGCAAGGGCGGGGAAGAGACTGCAGAGGTCACATGGCATGGGAAGGGAAACGAAGACAGAAGAGGTCAGACTGTCAGCGCAGGTATCACTGAAAGG AGCTGGTTGTATCTTAAAGGCTCCTACATGAAATGCAACAGGAATATGGAGGTAGCGTTCATGGTTTGCGCCATCAATCCATCTCTAGATCTGCACACCGACAGCACAGAGTTACTCCAGCTGCAGCAA AGGCTGTTATGGCTGCTATATGATCAAGGGGATTTGGAGAG GTATCCTATGGCAATGGGCACTTTGGCTGACCTTGAAGATCAGGAACCAATGACTGGCAAGGAAAACCCTCTCTCCATTCACCTAAAG gctGTTGAGTCGgctaaaaaatattacaacaacGAGCACATATACCCTTTCATGTATCTAGGAGGGTATTATTATAGGCACAGAAATGTCCAAGAGGCTTTGGGTGCCTGGGCAGAAGCTGCTTCAGTAATGCAAGA TTACAACTACTGCAGGGAGGATGAGGAGATATATAAGGAGTTTTTTGACATCGCTAATGATGTCATTCCCACCCtccttaaagagacagcagctgCTGCTGAAAGTGGTGGCGAAGGGGCTGATGAAACAGAAAAGGAG GACCAGCCCAGACAGGTAACTGCTTTGTCTGCCCTTCAGGACCCGGAGTGCTTTGCTCACTTACTTCGGTTCTATGATGGTATTTGTAAATGGGAAGAAGGAAGTCCAACGCCAGTGCTTCATGTAGGCTGGGCCACCTACCTGGTTCAGTCCCTTAGTCGCTTTGATGCACAG ATCAGGCAAAAAGTGTCAATCATCACCAAGGATGCAGAACCAGTGGATGACGATGACCAATCCAGTGAAGACCAGCGTGAGGGGCGTAGACGGGGCCCGAGGCGAGAATCCAAGTTAGATGAACAAGCAGGGCCATCATCTCCAAGTGCAGCGTTGCCCCCTCAAAATCTAGTCCCCAAAAAGGTGGGAGGGGAAGGAGGACGCAGACGTTCTTCTGCTGGCACTCGAGGTAAAGAGGCCGATGGAAAAAATGAGCCCTCATCCCCAAGTCCCACACCTTCTCCTACCCAGCCAACCGTAGTGCAGGGAGGGCCAATGGTGGTTTTCCACAGTGAGAAGATGAAGGGTATGAAGGAGCTCCTCTCTGCGGCCAAGATCAACTCTAGTGCCATTAAACTGCAGCTCACAGCCCAGTCCCAAGTGCAGATGAAGAGACAGAAACCCACACCCTCTGGAGATTACACCTTGTCCTTCATGAAACGCCCTcgcaaaactctttaa
- the men1 gene encoding menin isoform X2 produces MGIRSAQKKHFPLRGIDGVVKLFESELSNPEPDLALLSLVLGFVEHFLAVNRVVPVNVPGVRFEPLKPDCLDFCFPTVELNLISALYERFTAQILGAVDLSQYRKPAGGSSRELVKKVSDVIWNSLSRSYFKDRAHIQSLFSLITGTKLDSSGVAFAVVAACQVLGLKDVHLALSEDHAWVIFGKGGEETAEVTWHGKGNEDRRGQTVSAGITERSWLYLKGSYMKCNRNMEVAFMVCAINPSLDLHTDSTELLQLQQRLLWLLYDQGDLERYPMAMGTLADLEDQEPMTGKENPLSIHLKAVESAKKYYNNEHIYPFMYLGGYYYRHRNVQEALGAWAEAASVMQDYNYCREDEEIYKEFFDIANDVIPTLLKETAAAAESGGEGADETEKEDPECFAHLLRFYDGICKWEEGSPTPVLHVGWATYLVQSLSRFDAQIRQKVSIITKDAEPVDDDDQSSEDQREGRRRGPRRESKLDEQAGPSSPSAALPPQNLVPKKVGGEGGRRRSSAGTRGKEADGKNEPSSPSPTPSPTQPTVVQGGPMVVFHSEKMKGMKELLSAAKINSSAIKLQLTAQSQVQMKRQKPTPSGDYTLSFMKRPRKTL; encoded by the exons ATGGGGATTCGGTCGGCTCAGAAGAAGCATTTCCCTCTTCGGGGCATCGATGGAGTGGTGAAGCTTTTCGAGTCTGAGCTTAGCAACCCAGAACCGGACCTGGCTCTGCTGTCCCTTGTGCTGGGTTTTGTAGAGCACTTCCTGGCTGTCAACAGAGTTGTTCCTGTCAATGTCCCGGGCGTTCGCTTTGAGCCTCTTAAACCTGACTGCCTCGACTTTTGCTTCCCTACAGTAGAGCTGAATCTCATATCTGCCCTCTACGAACGCTTCACTGCCCAGATTCTTGGTGCTGTGGACCTGTCACAATACCGCAAACCGGCTGGTGGTTCCAGCCGTGAGCTGGTGAAAAAGGTCTCAGATGTGATCTGGAACAGTCTTAGCCGGTCGTATTTCAAGGACAGGGCACATATTCAGTCCCTCTTCAGTCTTATCACAG GCACAAAGCTGGACAGCTCAGGAGTAGCTTTTGCAGTGGTAGCTGCATGTCAGGTGTTGGGCCTGAAAGATGTTCATCTGGCTCTCTCTGAGGACCACGCCTGGGTTATCTTTGGCAAGGGCGGGGAAGAGACTGCAGAGGTCACATGGCATGGGAAGGGAAACGAAGACAGAAGAGGTCAGACTGTCAGCGCAGGTATCACTGAAAGG AGCTGGTTGTATCTTAAAGGCTCCTACATGAAATGCAACAGGAATATGGAGGTAGCGTTCATGGTTTGCGCCATCAATCCATCTCTAGATCTGCACACCGACAGCACAGAGTTACTCCAGCTGCAGCAA AGGCTGTTATGGCTGCTATATGATCAAGGGGATTTGGAGAG GTATCCTATGGCAATGGGCACTTTGGCTGACCTTGAAGATCAGGAACCAATGACTGGCAAGGAAAACCCTCTCTCCATTCACCTAAAG gctGTTGAGTCGgctaaaaaatattacaacaacGAGCACATATACCCTTTCATGTATCTAGGAGGGTATTATTATAGGCACAGAAATGTCCAAGAGGCTTTGGGTGCCTGGGCAGAAGCTGCTTCAGTAATGCAAGA TTACAACTACTGCAGGGAGGATGAGGAGATATATAAGGAGTTTTTTGACATCGCTAATGATGTCATTCCCACCCtccttaaagagacagcagctgCTGCTGAAAGTGGTGGCGAAGGGGCTGATGAAACAGAAAAGGAG GACCCGGAGTGCTTTGCTCACTTACTTCGGTTCTATGATGGTATTTGTAAATGGGAAGAAGGAAGTCCAACGCCAGTGCTTCATGTAGGCTGGGCCACCTACCTGGTTCAGTCCCTTAGTCGCTTTGATGCACAG ATCAGGCAAAAAGTGTCAATCATCACCAAGGATGCAGAACCAGTGGATGACGATGACCAATCCAGTGAAGACCAGCGTGAGGGGCGTAGACGGGGCCCGAGGCGAGAATCCAAGTTAGATGAACAAGCAGGGCCATCATCTCCAAGTGCAGCGTTGCCCCCTCAAAATCTAGTCCCCAAAAAGGTGGGAGGGGAAGGAGGACGCAGACGTTCTTCTGCTGGCACTCGAGGTAAAGAGGCCGATGGAAAAAATGAGCCCTCATCCCCAAGTCCCACACCTTCTCCTACCCAGCCAACCGTAGTGCAGGGAGGGCCAATGGTGGTTTTCCACAGTGAGAAGATGAAGGGTATGAAGGAGCTCCTCTCTGCGGCCAAGATCAACTCTAGTGCCATTAAACTGCAGCTCACAGCCCAGTCCCAAGTGCAGATGAAGAGACAGAAACCCACACCCTCTGGAGATTACACCTTGTCCTTCATGAAACGCCCTcgcaaaactctttaa
- the map4k2 gene encoding mitogen-activated protein kinase kinase kinase kinase 2 isoform X2 yields the protein MNTIGVSFLDPLDDYEIIQRIGSGTYGDVFKARNIRSSEMAAIKIVKLDPGDDITSIQQEITMMKECKHKNIVAYYGTYHRNTKLWICMEYCGGGSLQDIYQVTGPLKEKQIAYICRETLQGLNHLHETGKIHRDIKGANILLTDRGDVKLADFGVAAEISASVAKRKSFIGTPYWMAPEVAAVEKKGGYNHLCDIWAVGITAIELAELQPPMFDLHPMRALMLMSKSSFQPPKLKDKSKWSAGFHSFVKMCLIKSPRKRPTAETLLQHPFVTQLLTRKLMIELLDLESNSDLHHPPSPEENEEANDTAPDTIQSKGKHMPVERSLSEEQFDQVKFTAPRRKETEPYPDLGSCDDWSISGDEPQSPGLLESVEEELQQRSLTVKRLSYFEWSKKKSGLFSPPPVSATTSLPPMSSLDSDLEDKNLTLRPSATLCPETVLRPKSVLLRCSGSQDVRWCSDPCVPDGNDTQDKQRTLTRTLSRDKALSPEWSTMRKKTEDSMGACFTKVFNGCPLKIHCAETWVLPKTRDQYLILGAEEGVYILNLNELHEDTLEKLLPQRCTWLYVMNNVLMSISGKSSHLYSHRLTALFEHRGHLQRKQGHLSLGTNRFTERIIHRKFAVSVKIADTKGCRKCSVARNPYTDSTFLCAAVPSGLVLLLWYEPLQKFMHLKHIAVPLPDPLPIFELLVLMTDELPQLCVGVQESLQQQNERQLKFDIIHLNGTPNPQPDSETVRAVQVTQLDRDTVLIALEKTVKIVNMQGVPSTELASKLEFDFPIETLVCLEESVLAFWEHGLKGLSLHNCEVTQEITDESRVFKVLGTHRDIVLQSTPTENPSATSNLYILTGHESSY from the exons ATGAATACTATAGgagtttcatttttggatcCCCTGGATGATTATGAGATTATTCAAAGGATCGGGAGCGGCACTTATGGAGATGTTTTTAAG GCCAGAAACATTAGGAGCTCAGAAATGGCTGCTATCAAAATTGTTAAACTGGATCCAG GTGACGACATCACTTCCATCCAGCAAGAGATAACAATGATGAAGGAGTGTAAGCATAAGAACATTGTGGCCTATTATGGCACTTACCACAG GAATACTAAATTGTGGATCTGCATGGAATACTGTGGGGGAGGATCACTGCAGGATATCTACCAAg TAACTGGACCTTTAAAGGAAAAACAGATTGCTTACATCTGCAGGGAAACACTCCAG GGGTTGAATCATCTCCACGAGACAGGCAAAATACACAGAGACATTAAG GGAGCTAATATTCTTCTTACCGATCGAGGAGATGTCAAGCTGG CTGATTTTGGGGTTGCGGCTGAGATCAGTGCTTCTGTTGCCAAGAGGAAGTCCTTCATAGGAACTCCCTACTG GATGGCCCCTGAGGTGGCTGCAGTGGAAAAGAAGGGTGGATATAACCATCTGTGTGATATCTGGGCAGTTGGCATCACCGCCATTGAGCTGGCAGAGCTACAGCCACCTATGTTTGACCTTCATCCCATGCG AGCTCTGATGTTGATGTCTAAGAGCAGCTTCCAGCCTCCCAAACTAAAAGACAAGAGCAAATG GTCTGCAGGGTTTCATAGCTTTGTGAAGATGTGTTTGATCAAAAGTCCTCGCAAGAGACCAACAGCAGAAACTCTTCTCCAG CACCCTTTCGTAACACAGTTACTCACCAGAAAATTGATGATTGAGCTACTTGACTTGGAAAGTAACTCAGACCTCCATCATCCACCCAGTCCTGAAGAGAATGAAGAG GCAAACGATACAGCCCCAGATACAATCCAGTCTAAAGGAAAACATATGCCAGTGGAGAGAAGTTTATCAGAAGAACAAT TTGACCAGGTCAAGTTTACCGCTCCCAGGAGGAAAGAGACTGAACCCTATCCTGACCTG GGATCGTGTGATGATTGGAGCATATCTGGAGATGAACCACAGTCACC GGGTCTTTTGGAAAGTGTGGAGGAGGAGTTACAGCAGAG gAGTTTGACAGTAAAAAGACTCTCATATTTTGAG TGGAGTAAGAAGAAAAGTGGACTGTTTAGCCCACCACCCGTCTCTGCTACGACATCACTTCCTCCCATGAGCTCATTAGACTCTGATCTGGAGGACAAGAACCTTACGCTTCGACCCAGTGCTACTCTTTGCCCTGAAACTGTATTACGTCCTAAATCAG TGTTGTTGAGGTGTTCAGGCAGTCAGGATGTGCGCTGGTGCAGCGACCCTTGTGTTCCTGATGGTAATGACACACAGGATAAACAGAGGACTCTTACAAGGACTCTCAGCAGAGACAAGGCTCTCTCTCCGGAGTGGAGCACCATGAGGAAGAAAACAGAGGACTCT ATGGGAGCCTGTTTTACTAAAGTATTTAATGGATGCCCACTGAAAATTCACTGTGCAGAAACATGGGTTTTGCCCAAAACAAGAG ATCAGTATTTAATTTTGGGTGCAGAGGAGGGGGTTTATATCCTTAACTTAAATGAACTGCATGAAGACACCTTAGAAAAg TTGCTTCCACAGAGATGCACTTGGCTTTACGTCATGAACAATGTCTTAATGTCCATCTCTG GTAAGTCGTCTCATCTCTACTCTCATAGACTGACAGCTCTGTTTGAGCATCGAGGGCACTTGCAGAGGAAACAGGGTCACTTGTCCCTCGGCACCAACCGCTTCACAGAACGGATCATCCATAG GAAGTTTGCTGTGTCAGTGAAGATTGCAGACACTAAGGGATGTCGGAAGTGCAGCGTGG CTCGTAATCCATACACAGACAGCACGTTCTTATGCGCTGCAGTTCCCTCTGGCCTTGTGCTACTATTGTGGTATGAACCGCTGCAGAAGTTCATGCACCTCAAG CACATCGCTGTGCCCCTGCCGGACCCATTGCCCATCTTTGAGCTGCTGGTGTTAATGACAGATGAGCTTCCTCAGCTCTGTGTGGGCGTCCAGGAAAGCCTTCAACAGCAAAACGAACGACAGCTAAAGTTCGACATCATCCATCTGAATGGCACGCCAAACCCTCAGCCAG ACAGTGAGACAGTAAGAGCTGTACAAGTGACACAGCTGGACAGAGACACGGTTTTAATTGCACTGGAAA AAACGGTGAAGATTGTCAATATGCAGGGTGTCCCCAGCACGGAGTTAGCATCCAAACTGGAGTTTGACTTCCCTATCGAGACCTTAG TTTGTTTAGAAGAAAGTGTTTTAGCTTTCTGGGAACATGGGCTTAAAGGACTTAGTCTGCACAACTGTGAG GTAACACAGGAAATCACAGATGAAAGCCGAGTGTTCAAAGTTTTAGGCACACACAG AGACATTGTTTTGCAAAGCACTCCAACTGAAAACCCTTCAGCCACTAGCAACTTATACATTTTAACGGGTCACGAGAGCAGCTACTGA
- the map4k2 gene encoding mitogen-activated protein kinase kinase kinase kinase 2 isoform X1, translating into MNTIGVSFLDPLDDYEIIQRIGSGTYGDVFKARNIRSSEMAAIKIVKLDPGDDITSIQQEITMMKECKHKNIVAYYGTYHRNTKLWICMEYCGGGSLQDIYQVTGPLKEKQIAYICRETLQGLNHLHETGKIHRDIKGANILLTDRGDVKLADFGVAAEISASVAKRKSFIGTPYWMAPEVAAVEKKGGYNHLCDIWAVGITAIELAELQPPMFDLHPMRALMLMSKSSFQPPKLKDKSKWSAGFHSFVKMCLIKSPRKRPTAETLLQHPFVTQLLTRKLMIELLDLESNSDLHHPPSPEENEEANDTAPDTIQSKGKHMPVERSLSEEQFDQVKFTAPRRKETEPYPDLGSCDDWSISGDEPQSPGLLESVEEELQQRSLTVKRLSYFEWSKKKSGLFSPPPVSATTSLPPMSSLDSDLEDKNLTLRPSATLCPETVLRPKSVLLRCSGSQDVRWCSDPCVPDGNDTQDKQRTLTRTLSRDKALSPEWSTMRKKTEDSRADSHGLPPTPQVYMGACFTKVFNGCPLKIHCAETWVLPKTRDQYLILGAEEGVYILNLNELHEDTLEKLLPQRCTWLYVMNNVLMSISGKSSHLYSHRLTALFEHRGHLQRKQGHLSLGTNRFTERIIHRKFAVSVKIADTKGCRKCSVARNPYTDSTFLCAAVPSGLVLLLWYEPLQKFMHLKHIAVPLPDPLPIFELLVLMTDELPQLCVGVQESLQQQNERQLKFDIIHLNGTPNPQPDSETVRAVQVTQLDRDTVLIALEKTVKIVNMQGVPSTELASKLEFDFPIETLVCLEESVLAFWEHGLKGLSLHNCEVTQEITDESRVFKVLGTHRDIVLQSTPTENPSATSNLYILTGHESSY; encoded by the exons ATGAATACTATAGgagtttcatttttggatcCCCTGGATGATTATGAGATTATTCAAAGGATCGGGAGCGGCACTTATGGAGATGTTTTTAAG GCCAGAAACATTAGGAGCTCAGAAATGGCTGCTATCAAAATTGTTAAACTGGATCCAG GTGACGACATCACTTCCATCCAGCAAGAGATAACAATGATGAAGGAGTGTAAGCATAAGAACATTGTGGCCTATTATGGCACTTACCACAG GAATACTAAATTGTGGATCTGCATGGAATACTGTGGGGGAGGATCACTGCAGGATATCTACCAAg TAACTGGACCTTTAAAGGAAAAACAGATTGCTTACATCTGCAGGGAAACACTCCAG GGGTTGAATCATCTCCACGAGACAGGCAAAATACACAGAGACATTAAG GGAGCTAATATTCTTCTTACCGATCGAGGAGATGTCAAGCTGG CTGATTTTGGGGTTGCGGCTGAGATCAGTGCTTCTGTTGCCAAGAGGAAGTCCTTCATAGGAACTCCCTACTG GATGGCCCCTGAGGTGGCTGCAGTGGAAAAGAAGGGTGGATATAACCATCTGTGTGATATCTGGGCAGTTGGCATCACCGCCATTGAGCTGGCAGAGCTACAGCCACCTATGTTTGACCTTCATCCCATGCG AGCTCTGATGTTGATGTCTAAGAGCAGCTTCCAGCCTCCCAAACTAAAAGACAAGAGCAAATG GTCTGCAGGGTTTCATAGCTTTGTGAAGATGTGTTTGATCAAAAGTCCTCGCAAGAGACCAACAGCAGAAACTCTTCTCCAG CACCCTTTCGTAACACAGTTACTCACCAGAAAATTGATGATTGAGCTACTTGACTTGGAAAGTAACTCAGACCTCCATCATCCACCCAGTCCTGAAGAGAATGAAGAG GCAAACGATACAGCCCCAGATACAATCCAGTCTAAAGGAAAACATATGCCAGTGGAGAGAAGTTTATCAGAAGAACAAT TTGACCAGGTCAAGTTTACCGCTCCCAGGAGGAAAGAGACTGAACCCTATCCTGACCTG GGATCGTGTGATGATTGGAGCATATCTGGAGATGAACCACAGTCACC GGGTCTTTTGGAAAGTGTGGAGGAGGAGTTACAGCAGAG gAGTTTGACAGTAAAAAGACTCTCATATTTTGAG TGGAGTAAGAAGAAAAGTGGACTGTTTAGCCCACCACCCGTCTCTGCTACGACATCACTTCCTCCCATGAGCTCATTAGACTCTGATCTGGAGGACAAGAACCTTACGCTTCGACCCAGTGCTACTCTTTGCCCTGAAACTGTATTACGTCCTAAATCAG TGTTGTTGAGGTGTTCAGGCAGTCAGGATGTGCGCTGGTGCAGCGACCCTTGTGTTCCTGATGGTAATGACACACAGGATAAACAGAGGACTCTTACAAGGACTCTCAGCAGAGACAAGGCTCTCTCTCCGGAGTGGAGCACCATGAGGAAGAAAACAGAGGACTCT AGAGCCGATTCTCATGGACTTCCTCCCACTCCCCAAGTCTAT ATGGGAGCCTGTTTTACTAAAGTATTTAATGGATGCCCACTGAAAATTCACTGTGCAGAAACATGGGTTTTGCCCAAAACAAGAG ATCAGTATTTAATTTTGGGTGCAGAGGAGGGGGTTTATATCCTTAACTTAAATGAACTGCATGAAGACACCTTAGAAAAg TTGCTTCCACAGAGATGCACTTGGCTTTACGTCATGAACAATGTCTTAATGTCCATCTCTG GTAAGTCGTCTCATCTCTACTCTCATAGACTGACAGCTCTGTTTGAGCATCGAGGGCACTTGCAGAGGAAACAGGGTCACTTGTCCCTCGGCACCAACCGCTTCACAGAACGGATCATCCATAG GAAGTTTGCTGTGTCAGTGAAGATTGCAGACACTAAGGGATGTCGGAAGTGCAGCGTGG CTCGTAATCCATACACAGACAGCACGTTCTTATGCGCTGCAGTTCCCTCTGGCCTTGTGCTACTATTGTGGTATGAACCGCTGCAGAAGTTCATGCACCTCAAG CACATCGCTGTGCCCCTGCCGGACCCATTGCCCATCTTTGAGCTGCTGGTGTTAATGACAGATGAGCTTCCTCAGCTCTGTGTGGGCGTCCAGGAAAGCCTTCAACAGCAAAACGAACGACAGCTAAAGTTCGACATCATCCATCTGAATGGCACGCCAAACCCTCAGCCAG ACAGTGAGACAGTAAGAGCTGTACAAGTGACACAGCTGGACAGAGACACGGTTTTAATTGCACTGGAAA AAACGGTGAAGATTGTCAATATGCAGGGTGTCCCCAGCACGGAGTTAGCATCCAAACTGGAGTTTGACTTCCCTATCGAGACCTTAG TTTGTTTAGAAGAAAGTGTTTTAGCTTTCTGGGAACATGGGCTTAAAGGACTTAGTCTGCACAACTGTGAG GTAACACAGGAAATCACAGATGAAAGCCGAGTGTTCAAAGTTTTAGGCACACACAG AGACATTGTTTTGCAAAGCACTCCAACTGAAAACCCTTCAGCCACTAGCAACTTATACATTTTAACGGGTCACGAGAGCAGCTACTGA